Proteins from a genomic interval of Chloroflexota bacterium:
- the tuf gene encoding elongation factor Tu (EF-Tu; promotes GTP-dependent binding of aminoacyl-tRNA to the A-site of ribosomes during protein biosynthesis; when the tRNA anticodon matches the mRNA codon, GTP hydrolysis results; the inactive EF-Tu-GDP leaves the ribosome and release of GDP is promoted by elongation factor Ts; many prokaryotes have two copies of the gene encoding EF-Tu), producing DYVNLGVELIVPVAMEAGSRFAIREGGRTVGSGVITKVIE from the coding sequence GTGACTACGTCAACCTCGGTGTTGAGCTCATCGTGCCTGTTGCCATGGAGGCCGGCTCCCGCTTCGCCATCCGCGAGGGTGGCCGCACCGTCGGCTCTGGTGTCATCACCAAGGTCATCGAGTAA